The window CCGCCAGAGCAAACATCAGCTCGGGCTCCAGTGAACCTTCCAGGTGCAGGTGCAGTTCGGTTTTAGGCAAGGCCCGTAAAAAAGCGTCGTCAGCAACCTCTGCTGCACGACTGGTTGTCAGAAAGTGTTCAAATCCGCTCATGGTGGTCTCCCGGTCAGCCTTCGTCCTGAGTGCGATAGGCATAGGTGGCGGCAAAGCGCGACAGAATCCACTCGCCACTGGTGATTAAAGGATAGCGTGCATTTCGCTCGGCAGTGATGCAGCTCGGAATACAGGTTACCGGTGTGTCATAACGTGGCTCGACAAAAAACGGCATGGAATAACGGTGTACGCCCGCTGCCAGATTACGCACCCGGTGCTGGGTAGACAGATAAAAGTCATTGGTCCAGCGCTGCATAAGATCACCGATATTCACCACCAGCGCATCTTTTACTGGCGGTGCCGCCACCCATTCACCCTGTGCATTGCAGACTTCCAGACCGCCGACATCGTCCTGCAGCAGCAGGGTCAGGCAACCGTAATCGGTGTGGGCTCCGGCGGCCTTGGTCTCGTCATCAACCACCTGATCGGCCGGACGGGGTGGATAGTGAATCATGCGCAGCACCGAAGTATGCTGATCATCGAAATACTGGTTAAAGAAGTCATCGGGTAACTGCAGTGCAATCGCCATGGCTTTTAACAGACGGCGGGCAACACTCATTAACAGCCCGTAATGCTGATTCATCTGCTGCTGGAAACCGGGTAATACGCCGTACTGGTTCGGGCCATACAATTTCGGGAAGGCTTTAACAACCGGGTGCTCAGGGTGAATATCGAGCGCCATATCGAAGGTTTCTTTCCAGTCGCTGGGCTTGCTCGGGTCGAGCTGCTCGGCGCCGGCGCTGCCCCAGCCACGATGATTGCTGCTGTTGGCAATCAGCATCTGTTGTTTCAGCTCTTCCGGCTGGGCAAAAAATGTTTTCGCCAGAGCAAACATGCTCTCCAGCTGGGCTGAGGAAATACCGTGCCCCTGAATATAGAAAAAACCGATTTCACGGCAAGCCTGGTCAATTTTATCCACGACCGGCAGCCAGTGTTCACGCTGATCGCTGAACAGCGGGGAAATATCAATGAGGGGAACATTATTCATCGTCATAGTTCGTGCCTTCTTTATTTAAAAATAAGCACCCGGCGGCCAACAAGAGTCTTACCAACATCCGTACCCGGCAGGTGTCTTTTTACGCACAGACAATTTGTCGGGCATAAAAAGAAGTCCGGTATTCACTCTTACCAAGAGGGTATTTTGGAACCGCGTTTATGCTGCTGTGTTGCGCACAGCCGATAAAGGCGTTTCCCTTCTTACCAAGAGAATGGCGTCTTGGGCTCTTATGGTCTGGCTTCCATGCAGACAGAGCGGCTAAAGCCGCTCTGCCGGAACAATGACAGCAGGGCCTGTTAACACTAATTAAACAGGCCCAGGGTCAGTATTATTTCGGGATAGTAGCGTCAATGCCTTCAACAAACCAGTTAACACCGGCAAGTTCGGTATCGGTCAGAGTGTGACCGGCAGGCACCACTTCTTTACCCTGGTTGTCTGTGATCGGACCTGTGAACGGATGGAATTCACCGGATTTGATTTTAGCCTGCATATCGTTCACGGCTTTCTTAACATCCGCTGGCAGGTTGTCGTTCATAGAAGCAACAGACAGCATATCTTCAGCGAAACCACCCCAGAAATCCTGTGGTGCCCAGGTACCCGCTTTCACTTTCTCGATCACATCGATGTAGTGTGGTGCCCAGTCGTCACGGATAGAGAACATATGCGCAGTCGGAGCAAACTTGCTCATGTCAGATGCCTGACCTACCGCTTTAACACCACGCTTTTCCGCAGCCATTAATGGCGCCGGAGAGTCAGTGTGCTGAATCAGTACGTCAACGCCCTGGTCGATCAGAGCATTAGCCGCTTCGCTTTCTTTAACCGGGTCGTACCAGGTGCTTACCCACATGATCTTGATTTTAACATCCGGATTTACGGCTTTAGCCGCCATATATACGGAGTTAATATCACGGATTACTTCAGGGATAGGGAACGATGCGATGTAACCGATGGTATTGGTTTTGGTCATCATACCGGCAGCAGTACCGGACAGGTAACGGCCTTCATAGGTACGCAGCGCATAGGTCGACATGTTTTTGCTGCGTTTGTAACCGGTAGCGTGTTCAAAAGTAACCTTAGGGAAACGCTTGGCCACTTTCTCAGTCGGGTTCATAAAACCGAATGAGGTGGTGAAGATAATATCATTGCCGCTCTGCGCCATCTGACGGATAACACGCTCAGCATCAGCACCTTCAGGTACTTTCTCAACGAAGGTGGTTTTTACTTTATCGCCAAAATGTTCTTCAACCTGCTGACGGGCGCGATCGTGCTCATAAGACCAGCCATAATCTCCCACCGGACCAACGTATACGAAGCCCACTTTCATCGGGTCTTCGGCCATTGCCCCAGTGCTCAGACCCAGTGCCAGAGCTGCTGAGGTTACCCAGCGTTGCCAGTTCTTGTGTTTCTTCATCATAGTTTTGCTCCAAAGGTATACCTGCATGCAGGCTGTTAAAAACAGATCCATTGCCAATTTAGCAATAACTTGGCCAACTGGTCAGGAATAACAGAAATATGAATAAAATTGCCACATTATGCCAGACTCAGCAGGAAAGGTTGGCCTGTAAAGATGAAAACTCCGCCAAAAGCGCACTAAAAAACAGCCTGACGCGCCATATTACGCACCAATTACGACCAGCTCATCCACATCACCCCGACCGGCAGCAATAAAAAAGGGAAGCCGTTGCTTCCCCTTTTGCACTGCGAACACCGCCTGTCAGTGTGTTGCCTGCGGTTCCTGCCGGACTTTATCCGGGAAGGAATAGCGCAACACACGTTTAACCACCGTAAGATACTGATGCACAAAGGAGCCGGTATTATAAGGAATGCCGTGCGCCTGACACACCTTCTCCACTTTTTTGGCCATTTGCGGATAATGGCGGGCCGGAATATCCGGAAACAGATGATGCTCAATCTGACAGCTTAAATGGCCGGTCAGAATATGAAACCAGCGCGCGCCTTCAAGATTGGAGGAGCCCAGAATCTGGCGGTAATACCACTGACCACGGGTTTCGTTTTTACATTCCTCTTCACTGAAGGTTTGCGCATCTTCAGTAAAATGACCGCAGAAAATAATGGTCGAGGTCCACAGATTACGGATCAGGTTGGCACACAGATTACCCAGCAATACTGACCAGAAAACCGGGAAGCACAACAGCGGCCAGAAAATATAATCTTTAAATACCTGCTTGCCGATTTTGCTGAAAAAAGCCGATTTTAATTCACTGCGGCTGATCGGCAGATGGCTCTCTTTACGGCGTTTACCAAAGAAAATACGCTCAGCGGCCAGCTCGTGATATGCCACGCCCCATTGAAATAACAGGCTCAGATTCAGGTAAGTAAAAAACTGCCAGAGGTTTTTCTTACGCCATGGAATATCGTCACTCAGACGCAGCAGGCCGTAACCGTAGTCACGGTCTTTACCGATAATATTGGTGTAGGTGTGGTGTTCATGATTGTGATAACGCTTCCAGGAGTCACCATCACCAACAATATCCCACTCAAAATGACGCGAATTAATATGCGGATCATTCATCCAGTCATACTGGCCGTGCATCACGTTATGGCCAATTTCCATATTGTCGAGAATTTTAGCCAGCGCCAGCATAAGAACCCCGGCAACCCAGAATAACGGGTGTACAAAACCCAGTACGATCACCAGCCGCGAGAGTAAATCCAGCGTCCGCTGAAAGCGGATGACACGGCGGATATAATCGGCATCGGCCTGACCGACTTGGCTCAGGGTTTCATCGCGGATGGCATTAATTTCCTGCTCAAAACTGAACAGGGTTTCTGCAGATGGAATACTTGTTGTCATTATTGGCCTCACAGATCCAGAATCAGGTCGCTGGCGGCAACCGAGATACACAGCTGAATATCTTCGCTGCCGGTATCGGAATAGGTACCGGTTTTGGTGTTAAACACCACCCCGCTTTCTTTTTTACAGATGCACTGATGACAGACGCCGATACGACAGCCACTGACCGGTTTAAGCCCGGCCTGTTCTGCAACATCAAGAAGTGTTTGTGCCGGTTGCGCGGCGACGTCGGCATTAATGGCCGAGCGCTTAAAGGCGACCAGCGTGTCGCTGGCGTTGGCGCGCTGCATATCAATGGGTGCTGCGCCAAAGTACTCAAAGCGGATCTGCGCCGGATCAACGTTCAGTTCACCCAGAACCGTACGGGCAGCCTGAATCATCGGCGTCGGGCCACAGATCATAATGTCGCGGGCGGAAAAATCCGGGCAATATTCGCGGATATGCTCTGCACTGATAAAACCATGATCTTCATTATTCAGCAGTGTCAGACTGAACTGCGGCATATCCAGCAACAGACGGTCGAACTCCTCACGGAACAGAAAATGCTGTGCATGGCGGGCAAAATACAGCAACTGTACCGGGCGCACAGAGCCCTCACGCTGCAGTTGCTGCAACAACGAACGGAAAGGCGTGATACCGCTGCCACCGGCAATCAGCAACAAAGGAGCAGTACTCTGGCTGACAACAAAATCACCCTGTGCTGCAGACAGGTTTACCAGCCCACCATCAGCAAAGTGCTGACGTAACCAGGGGGTGATACGCCCCTGATCCTGCACACGGATGGTCAGCTCAATCAGCCCGGTACGGGCGAAATAATCCGGCGACGAAGAAATACTGAAAATACGGCTGACCCGCCGGCCATCCTGTTCGGCACTGATTTCAACGTATTGCCCGGCCTGAAAGCCCGCCCAGCGTTTAGACGGGCGCAGCACCAGAGAATACACATCCTCCAGCTCAGTACGTACTTTCAGTACGCGGGCACGCCAGCCAGCGGTACTCCAGTGAGGCAGAAAAAACTGAATCAGCGGTTCGAAATAAGCAGAAAAGTGATCGTGCTGGGTCAGGCTGGATGCCAGCCAGCGGCGCAGTCCCGCACCTGTTGCTTCTGTAAGCGGAGCTGGCCCGGAGGAGCGCGGTGAGAGCGCAGGGTCGGTAATAGTCGTCATGTTGCACCTGATTCAATGTGGACACATCTGCGTGTGTTTAATTATCAGCGCGTGTTTTAACGACTCATCCGACTAAAGTCCAACAGGGAAAATCGGCCACAAAAGCAGGCCTGCTCTGGCATATCCGGCACTCTGCAGCCGAGTAAGTGCTCCCTAACCCGTGAGTAATTGGCACACTTAGCGATGAGAGACAGAACACCAGAATCCGCAGATTGTACGGCCAGATCCGGAATAGATTATTAACCATAAGGAATCAATATTATGATTCAGCCCGGATAATCCCTGACCAGGAACAGTAATAGCAGCGGCAGTATTACAGGGTTGTCTGCAGCGCTGATGAGGGACTCTTCTCTTCCTGAACCGAGTGCTCCGGCACAGCCTGACCCTCGCTGATCACCCGGTTACGGCCGGAATGTTTGGCCAGATACAGACGCTGATCGGCCATGCTGTAAAGATGAACGAAATCATCACCATCGGCCCCCAGCGTCGCCACTCCGGCACTCAGTGTCAGCCTCGTACGCAGCGCAGCAACTAGCTGATGCTGCTCTGCCAGGCTGAGGCGCAGTGATTCAGCCAGTGCATGGGCTTCTTCGCGCCCACTCCCTGGCAACAGGATGCAGAACTCTTCACCACCGAGGCGGAAAGCCGAATCCCGGCGGCGCAGATGCTGCCGAATATGAGCGGCAACCGCGACCAATGCCTGATCGCCGGTATCATGACCGTAGTGGTCATTAATTTTCTTGAAATAATCGAGGTCGATCAGCAGCAGACTGAGAGGTTGTCGCTGAGCTTCAGCCTGCTGCCGCTCACGGTTAAAGATTTCGGTCAGACGCAGACGGTTATACAAGCCGGTCAGAGCATCTCTGGATGCCAGCTTCATCAGGATTCGCTGCGAGCGCTCACGGCTTAATTCATAAATATGTGAGAACGCCCACAGGGCCGCAGCGCAAACCATCACGTTAGCCAGCACCACGGTATTAATCACTTCCGGATTATTGTGAAAACGCCAGATATACACCGCCGCCGCCAGCGTCATAAATACGCAGGTCATGGCAAAGCCCCGCCACAATCCAAGCAACAGATAAGAGACAATCGGAATCAGCAGTACCCAGACAAACATGCCATAGCTGATACGCGAATCCGATAATGCAAACAGAATGATGGAAAAAAACGGGATCAGATACAGAAAAGACCACAGCCGCAGGGCTTTCAGAGCATCAACATTACGCCATAACCACAACGAAGCGACACTCATCGCCAGCTCAGTCCAGGCCAGTCCGATCAGACCGCGCTGAATATTAATCAGGAAGTAAAAAACGCCGGCGCCGCTGACCATCAGCAATAACCCTTTAAAAATCACACGCTGGTGGAGGGGTTCCGGGGTAACTGACATGCTGTTTCCTGTTAAGTAACCTGTCAGCACAGACACAAAAGTGTGGCAATACTGCGTACGGGATCATTGATGACCCTCAGGCATTAGTAAATATGCGACATTGATATTGATCTTAGCGAGTTATCAGCAGCGACACGATGATTCTTCTGTGAGCTTTGGTAACCCATTGTCGCAACCTGTTATCGCAGAATGCTACGCCTTCAGCTGCCCTCTCGCCGGCCAAAGCGGGGAATAAATCGCAGCCATAAAAAAAGCGACCCGAAGGTCGCTTTTTCTGAACACTAACGTGTCAACATTTTCTAAGCAATCTTAGATGTTGTTGAACTGGTTAGAAGTGTTCTTAGCACCGCCTGCTTTCAGTGCGTAATCACCAGAGAAGTACTCTTTGTGATCATCACCGATGTCAGAACCGGACATGTTCTGGTGCTTAACGCAAGCGATACCCTGACGGATTTCCTTACGCTGAACGCCAGCAACGTAACCCAGCATACCGGCTTCGCCGAAGTATTCTTTAGCCAGGTTGTCCACAGACAGAGCAGTGGTGTGGTAAGTAGGCAGAGTGATCAGGTGATGGAAGATGTTCGCTTCACGTGAAGATTCAGCCTGGAAGTTCTGGATACGCTTGTCAGCTTCTGCAGCCAGCTCAGACGCATCGTAGTCAGCAGACATCAGCTTGGTACGGTCGTAAGCAGAAACGTCTTTGCCTTCAGCAACCCATGCATCATAGGTCTGCTGACGGAAGCTCAGAGTCCAGTTGAAAGATGGAGAGTTGTTGTAAACCAGTTTCGCATCTGGGTGAACTTTACGAACGTCGTTCATCATGTCACGGATTTCGTGAACAGTTGGGATCGCAGTTTCGATCCACAGCAGGTCAGCACCAGCGTTGATAGCGTGGATACAGTCGAATACGCAACGCTCATGGCCAGTACCTTCACGGAACTGGAACAGACCAGAAGCCAGACGCTTAGGACGAACCAGTTTGCCATCACGGCTGATCAGTACGTCACCAGCTTTGGTTTCTTCAGGAGTTACTTCTTCAACGTCCAGGAAGGAGTTGTAGATGTCGCCTTCGTCGCCTGGCTCGTTCACAACAGCGATCTGCTTGGTCAGGCCAGCACCTTCGGAGTCGGTACGTGCAACGATGATACCGTCGTCAACGCCCATTTCCAGGAACGCGTAACGCAGAGCACGGATTTTAGAGTGGAAGTCAGCGTGTGGAACAGTAACTTTACCGTCCTGGTGACCACACTGCTTCTCATCAGCAACCTGGTTTTCGATCTGCAGTGCACAAGCACCAGCTTCGATCATTTTCTTAGCCAGCAGGTAAGTGGCTTCTTCGTTACCGAAACCAGCGTCGATGTCAGCGATGATAGGTACGATGTGAGTTTCGTAGTTATCGATCTTAGCTTCAACTTCTTTGGCTTTGGCTTCGTCGCCAGCAGCGCGTGCAGCGTCCAGTTCACGGAACAGGCCACCCAGTTCACGAGCATCAGCCTGACGCAGGAACTTGTACAGTTCTTCGATCAGGTCAGCAACAACAGTTTTCTCGTGCATAGACTGGTCAGGCAGTGGACCGAAGTCAGAACGCAGAGCAGCAACCATCCAGCCAGACAGGTACAGGTATTTACGTTCAGTAGTACCGAAGTGCTTCTTGATAGAGATCAGTTTCTGCTGACCTACAAAACCGTGCCAGCAACCCAGAGACTGAGTGTATTTGGTTTTGTCTTTGTCGAACTCAGCCATGTCACGACGCATGATAGCGGCAGTGTACTTAGCGATATCCAGACCGGTTTTGAATTTGTTCTGCAGACGCATACGGGCTACAGATTCTGGCTTGATAGCAGACCACTGAGCACCGTTCTTTTCGATCAGCGCCTGAGCAGCTTTGGTTTCAGCTTGGTATGACATGAATCAGTCCTTCAAGTTGGTGGGTGACGTTCGTCCTGACAGTCACAATGACTGCGGGCAATACGTTAAATGCAGACGAATAGTAGTGATTTCATCCCCATAATTGAAATCAATACTATGTATACCTGACATTTCTCTGATGAATACAAAGAATACATAAGACCAAAGGGCTTTACAGGGGTGGCAATAACGGCTGAAAGCCCGACTATCCTCCCCGGTTGCCCGACAGAAAGGTACACAGAAAAGCGGGCAGCAACTCAGACAAACTCAGCGGCTGCGACTGCGCTGGACCAGGCCCACTGGAAATTAAAACCGCCCAGATGACCGGTGACATCCACCACCTCGCCAATAAAGAACAACCCCGGAAAACGCTGTGCTTCCATGGTTTTGGATGACAACTCAGCCGTATCGACCCCGCCCAGCGCTACCTCAGCGGTGCGGTAACCTTCGGTTCCGGCCGGTTTCACCTGCCACTGATGCAGCCCCTCGGCAATAGCATCCATATCGGCACCGGACAGCTGAGCCAGCGTGCTTTGTTGCCAGACCGAGGATGCCAGCCAGTGTTCGGCAAACTTCTGTGTGGTCAGCTCCGCCAGCCAGTTTTTCAGCGTCAGCTTCGGCCGCTCGTGCTGTAACTGGCGCAGCAGCGCAGCCACATCCTGTTCAGGCAGCAGATTAATACTCAGGCTCAGGCCCGGCTGCCAGTACGACGAGATCTGCAGCATGGCCGGCCCGCTCAGCCCGCGATGGGTAAACAGCATATCGTCGCGGAAAATCTGACCAGCGCATTCCACTTCTATGCTGAGTGCCGTTCCGGACAGTGATTCACTCAGCTGCTTGTTATGATCGGTCAGGGTAAAAGGCACCAGACCCGCCCGCGGCGGATACACCTTAAGACCAAACTGCTGTGCCAGTTCATAGCCGAAGCCCGTTGCTCCTAACGTGGGAATGGAAGGCCCGCCGGTGGCCACCACCAGCGACTCACAACCCAGCAGGCGACCACCGGCCTTCATCTGATAACGACAGCCTGACTGAGCGGTCTGGGCAATATCGCGGACTGCGGTATCCAGCCAGATTTGTACGCTCTGCTGCTCACACTCGCTGAGCAGCATATTGAGGATGTCCGAAGCTTTGTTATCACAGAACAGCTGGCCATCTTTCTTTTCGTGGTAGGCAACGCCATGGCTTTCCACCAGCGCAATAAAATCCCACTGGGTGTAACGCTTCAGCGCCGATTTACAGAAGTGCGGGTTATGGCTGAGGTATTTATCCGGGGCGACAAAGTAATTGGTGAAGTTGCAGCGGCCACCACCTGACATCAGAATCTTCTTACCCGCTTTATTGGCATGATCAACCACCAGTACCGAACGGCCGCGGGCAGCGGCCTGCGCCGCACACATCAATCCGGCGGCACCCGCGCCAATGACGATAACATCAAATTTCTGTAGCATTTCGGTCATATGATTATTCAACGTGCCGCGGTCTGTGAACGGGGCGCCATTATGCCACCGAATCCAATAAGAAAGGGTAGTCGCGTTATGGAGTTGTTTGATCGTCAGGGTTTAGTGCAGGCTACCGGCCTGACGCCGCGTAAACTGGAATTTCTGCTGCGCCTGCTGAAAGGCCCGACACTGAATCGTATCTACCATCAGCTGGAACAGAAACAGGGCATCGATATGATTGATGAAGCCCTGCACCACCTGAAAATCCATCTGGATTACGACCCAGAAGCTCTGGATGCTGCCATTCCTGCGGAAGGGCCTTTCGTTACCGTCTCGAACCACCCCTTTGGCTTTCTCGACGGCGTGATCCTGCTGTTGGTGGTTGGCCGTAAGCGCCCGGAATTCCGCGCGGTTGCTAATTTTTTGCTGAGCTATTTTGCACCCATTTCCGATCTGTTTATTACCGTCAATCCGTTTGAGAAGTCCGGCCCGAAAGGTATGGGCGGTATGCGCAAATCACTGGCGCAGCTGGAACGTGGTGAAGGGCTGGCCTTATTTCCGGCCGGCGAAGTATCCACCTGGTATAAAGGACAATCGGGTATTTATGACCGTCCCTGGTCGATATCCAGTATGCGCATGATCCGCAAAGCTCAGGTACCGGTCATCCCGATTTACTTTCATGGCCACAACAGCCGCAGCTTTCATATGCTCGGCAAAGTACACCCTGCCCTGCGGACACTGCGGATTCCGGCCGAATTTCTGAAAAAACAGAACTCAACAATTCAGATGGGCATTGGTGAACGGCTTGAATGGCAGGAATTAGCGCAGCTGGAAAACGACGAGGCAATGCGTGATCTGCTGCGCCGCCGTACCTACGAACAGGCGATTAAATTCCGCCGTTAAGCCCTGTTAACAGGGATTTTAAAAGCCGCTGCTCAGTCCTGCAGCAGGGCTTTTACCGGCGCGTAGCTGCGCCGGTGAATTTCACAGGGGCCAAGCGCCTGCAATGCTTCCATATGTGCGGCGGTGCCATAGCCTTTATGTTTGGCAAAACCATAACCCGGATACTGTTTATCCAGTTCCAGCATTTCCCGGTCACGCTGAACCTTAGCCAGCACAGAAGCTGCAGAGATCGCAGCGACCAGGCTGTCACCTTTAATAATGGTGGTGACTTCGAGTGGTGTTTGCGGTGCTTTATTGCCATCCACCAGCGCATGCTGACAAGGCAGTTTAAGACCATCGATGGCACGGCTCATCGCCAGCATACGGGCGTTGAGAATATTCAGCCGGTCGATTTCTTCAACCGTGGCACGGGCAATACAGTAATCCAGCGCCTTTTCGCGAATTTCATCGAATAATTTTTCACGCTTTTTTTCCGTGAGCTTTTTCGAGTCATTCAGCCCTTCAACCGGATTGGCCGGATCGAGAATCACCGCTGCGGCAACCACGTCACCGCACAGCGGGCCTGCGCCGGCTTCGTCGACGCCACAATAAGGAATGCCCTGCTCTGACAGGGATGCTTCGATTTCGGTCTGAAAAACGGCGGTCGTTTCCGCCGTGAAAGCGTCAGTCATTAT of the Thalassolituus hydrocarboniclasticus genome contains:
- a CDS encoding isopenicillin N synthase family dioxygenase; translation: MTMNNVPLIDISPLFSDQREHWLPVVDKIDQACREIGFFYIQGHGISSAQLESMFALAKTFFAQPEELKQQMLIANSSNHRGWGSAGAEQLDPSKPSDWKETFDMALDIHPEHPVVKAFPKLYGPNQYGVLPGFQQQMNQHYGLLMSVARRLLKAMAIALQLPDDFFNQYFDDQHTSVLRMIHYPPRPADQVVDDETKAAGAHTDYGCLTLLLQDDVGGLEVCNAQGEWVAAPPVKDALVVNIGDLMQRWTNDFYLSTQHRVRNLAAGVHRYSMPFFVEPRYDTPVTCIPSCITAERNARYPLITSGEWILSRFAATYAYRTQDEG
- a CDS encoding BMP family ABC transporter substrate-binding protein; its protein translation is MKKHKNWQRWVTSAALALGLSTGAMAEDPMKVGFVYVGPVGDYGWSYEHDRARQQVEEHFGDKVKTTFVEKVPEGADAERVIRQMAQSGNDIIFTTSFGFMNPTEKVAKRFPKVTFEHATGYKRSKNMSTYALRTYEGRYLSGTAAGMMTKTNTIGYIASFPIPEVIRDINSVYMAAKAVNPDVKIKIMWVSTWYDPVKESEAANALIDQGVDVLIQHTDSPAPLMAAEKRGVKAVGQASDMSKFAPTAHMFSIRDDWAPHYIDVIEKVKAGTWAPQDFWGGFAEDMLSVASMNDNLPADVKKAVNDMQAKIKSGEFHPFTGPITDNQGKEVVPAGHTLTDTELAGVNWFVEGIDATIPK
- a CDS encoding fatty acid desaturase family protein; its protein translation is MTTSIPSAETLFSFEQEINAIRDETLSQVGQADADYIRRVIRFQRTLDLLSRLVIVLGFVHPLFWVAGVLMLALAKILDNMEIGHNVMHGQYDWMNDPHINSRHFEWDIVGDGDSWKRYHNHEHHTYTNIIGKDRDYGYGLLRLSDDIPWRKKNLWQFFTYLNLSLLFQWGVAYHELAAERIFFGKRRKESHLPISRSELKSAFFSKIGKQVFKDYIFWPLLCFPVFWSVLLGNLCANLIRNLWTSTIIFCGHFTEDAQTFSEEECKNETRGQWYYRQILGSSNLEGARWFHILTGHLSCQIEHHLFPDIPARHYPQMAKKVEKVCQAHGIPYNTGSFVHQYLTVVKRVLRYSFPDKVRQEPQATH
- a CDS encoding ferredoxin reductase, with product MTTITDPALSPRSSGPAPLTEATGAGLRRWLASSLTQHDHFSAYFEPLIQFFLPHWSTAGWRARVLKVRTELEDVYSLVLRPSKRWAGFQAGQYVEISAEQDGRRVSRIFSISSSPDYFARTGLIELTIRVQDQGRITPWLRQHFADGGLVNLSAAQGDFVVSQSTAPLLLIAGGSGITPFRSLLQQLQREGSVRPVQLLYFARHAQHFLFREEFDRLLLDMPQFSLTLLNNEDHGFISAEHIREYCPDFSARDIMICGPTPMIQAARTVLGELNVDPAQIRFEYFGAAPIDMQRANASDTLVAFKRSAINADVAAQPAQTLLDVAEQAGLKPVSGCRIGVCHQCICKKESGVVFNTKTGTYSDTGSEDIQLCISVAASDLILDL
- a CDS encoding GGDEF domain-containing protein produces the protein MSVTPEPLHQRVIFKGLLLMVSGAGVFYFLINIQRGLIGLAWTELAMSVASLWLWRNVDALKALRLWSFLYLIPFFSIILFALSDSRISYGMFVWVLLIPIVSYLLLGLWRGFAMTCVFMTLAAAVYIWRFHNNPEVINTVVLANVMVCAAALWAFSHIYELSRERSQRILMKLASRDALTGLYNRLRLTEIFNRERQQAEAQRQPLSLLLIDLDYFKKINDHYGHDTGDQALVAVAAHIRQHLRRRDSAFRLGGEEFCILLPGSGREEAHALAESLRLSLAEQHQLVAALRTRLTLSAGVATLGADGDDFVHLYSMADQRLYLAKHSGRNRVISEGQAVPEHSVQEEKSPSSALQTTL
- a CDS encoding isocitrate lyase — its product is MSYQAETKAAQALIEKNGAQWSAIKPESVARMRLQNKFKTGLDIAKYTAAIMRRDMAEFDKDKTKYTQSLGCWHGFVGQQKLISIKKHFGTTERKYLYLSGWMVAALRSDFGPLPDQSMHEKTVVADLIEELYKFLRQADARELGGLFRELDAARAAGDEAKAKEVEAKIDNYETHIVPIIADIDAGFGNEEATYLLAKKMIEAGACALQIENQVADEKQCGHQDGKVTVPHADFHSKIRALRYAFLEMGVDDGIIVARTDSEGAGLTKQIAVVNEPGDEGDIYNSFLDVEEVTPEETKAGDVLISRDGKLVRPKRLASGLFQFREGTGHERCVFDCIHAINAGADLLWIETAIPTVHEIRDMMNDVRKVHPDAKLVYNNSPSFNWTLSFRQQTYDAWVAEGKDVSAYDRTKLMSADYDASELAAEADKRIQNFQAESSREANIFHHLITLPTYHTTALSVDNLAKEYFGEAGMLGYVAGVQRKEIRQGIACVKHQNMSGSDIGDDHKEYFSGDYALKAGGAKNTSNQFNNI
- a CDS encoding NAD(P)/FAD-dependent oxidoreductase, producing MTEMLQKFDVIVIGAGAAGLMCAAQAAARGRSVLVVDHANKAGKKILMSGGGRCNFTNYFVAPDKYLSHNPHFCKSALKRYTQWDFIALVESHGVAYHEKKDGQLFCDNKASDILNMLLSECEQQSVQIWLDTAVRDIAQTAQSGCRYQMKAGGRLLGCESLVVATGGPSIPTLGATGFGYELAQQFGLKVYPPRAGLVPFTLTDHNKQLSESLSGTALSIEVECAGQIFRDDMLFTHRGLSGPAMLQISSYWQPGLSLSINLLPEQDVAALLRQLQHERPKLTLKNWLAELTTQKFAEHWLASSVWQQSTLAQLSGADMDAIAEGLHQWQVKPAGTEGYRTAEVALGGVDTAELSSKTMEAQRFPGLFFIGEVVDVTGHLGGFNFQWAWSSAVAAAEFV
- a CDS encoding lysophospholipid acyltransferase family protein, with amino-acid sequence MELFDRQGLVQATGLTPRKLEFLLRLLKGPTLNRIYHQLEQKQGIDMIDEALHHLKIHLDYDPEALDAAIPAEGPFVTVSNHPFGFLDGVILLLVVGRKRPEFRAVANFLLSYFAPISDLFITVNPFEKSGPKGMGGMRKSLAQLERGEGLALFPAGEVSTWYKGQSGIYDRPWSISSMRMIRKAQVPVIPIYFHGHNSRSFHMLGKVHPALRTLRIPAEFLKKQNSTIQMGIGERLEWQELAQLENDEAMRDLLRRRTYEQAIKFRR
- the rnhB gene encoding ribonuclease HII, coding for MTDAFTAETTAVFQTEIEASLSEQGIPYCGVDEAGAGPLCGDVVAAAVILDPANPVEGLNDSKKLTEKKREKLFDEIREKALDYCIARATVEEIDRLNILNARMLAMSRAIDGLKLPCQHALVDGNKAPQTPLEVTTIIKGDSLVAAISAASVLAKVQRDREMLELDKQYPGYGFAKHKGYGTAAHMEALQALGPCEIHRRSYAPVKALLQD